In one Bacillus thuringiensis genomic region, the following are encoded:
- the rlmH gene encoding 23S rRNA (pseudouridine(1915)-N(3))-methyltransferase RlmH, whose translation MNISIISIGKLKEKYLKQGIAEYLKRLSAYAKVEVIELPDEKAPENLSEAEMLIVKEKEGIRILDKISDDTHVIALAIEGKQKSSEEFAVSLDRLATYGKSKVAFVIGGSLGLSSEVMKRSNESLSFSKMTLPHQLMRLVLLEQVYRAFRINRGEPYHK comes from the coding sequence GTGAATATCTCGATTATTTCAATTGGGAAATTAAAAGAAAAATATTTGAAACAAGGTATAGCAGAATACTTAAAACGATTATCTGCATACGCAAAAGTAGAAGTAATTGAATTGCCTGATGAAAAGGCGCCAGAAAATTTAAGTGAAGCAGAAATGTTAATTGTAAAAGAAAAAGAAGGTATACGTATACTGGATAAAATTTCTGATGACACGCATGTGATTGCATTAGCTATAGAAGGAAAGCAAAAGTCATCAGAAGAATTTGCGGTAAGTCTAGATCGCCTTGCTACATACGGAAAGAGTAAAGTCGCATTTGTAATTGGTGGATCACTTGGACTAAGCTCAGAAGTGATGAAGCGTTCAAATGAATCACTTTCTTTTTCAAAGATGACATTGCCACACCAATTAATGCGATTAGTGTTGCTTGAGCAAGTGTATAGAGCGTTTCGGATTAATCGTGGGGAACCGTATCATAAGTAA
- a CDS encoding CxxH/CxxC protein translates to MNLPCCLEHVELALDIIVDECEVAPVINNVDNSEKEKKTCEFCQNEATYVVSNAYSHTICR, encoded by the coding sequence ATGAATTTACCTTGTTGTTTAGAACATGTTGAATTAGCGTTAGATATTATTGTGGATGAGTGTGAAGTTGCGCCAGTTATCAACAATGTGGATAACTCAGAAAAAGAGAAAAAAACATGTGAATTTTGTCAAAACGAGGCGACATATGTTGTATCGAACGCATATTCTCACACAATATGTAGGTAG
- a CDS encoding S1C family serine protease has translation MSFIDEENYRMKRAGKKKHKGIVLSSIAGTIVGASLFAFGAPLFSNSADTLPQAEASGSNMAEAQGIKQISFVDAVDRASEAVVGVINIQRDNFSEADSEAGTGSGVIYKKTDGQAYIVTNNHVVAGANRIEVSLSDGKKVPGKVLGTDVVTDLAVLEIDAKHVKKIIEIGDSNTVRRGEPVIAIGNPLGLQFSGTVTQGIISANERIVPVDLDQDGHYDWQVEVLQTDAAINPGNSGGALVNAAGQLIGINSMKIAAKEVEGIGLAIPVNRAVPIMNELEKYGKVRRPYVGIELRSLNEIPNYYWSKTLHLPGTVTEGVCILDVKSPSPGADAGLREHDVIVAVDGKPIRDIIGFRTALYDKEINDKMTLTFYRGTKRVTTTVKLGIQKY, from the coding sequence ATGTCCTTTATTGATGAAGAAAATTATCGTATGAAACGTGCAGGAAAAAAGAAGCACAAAGGTATAGTTCTTTCTAGTATAGCGGGAACAATTGTAGGAGCTTCTTTATTTGCGTTTGGAGCGCCTTTATTTTCAAATTCTGCTGATACGCTTCCGCAAGCTGAAGCAAGCGGAAGTAATATGGCGGAAGCTCAAGGGATTAAACAGATTAGCTTTGTAGATGCTGTTGATCGTGCATCTGAAGCTGTTGTGGGTGTTATTAACATTCAACGAGATAACTTTTCAGAGGCAGATTCAGAGGCCGGTACAGGATCAGGAGTAATTTATAAAAAGACAGATGGTCAAGCTTATATTGTAACGAATAATCATGTTGTAGCTGGAGCGAATCGTATTGAAGTAAGTCTAAGTGACGGTAAGAAGGTTCCTGGAAAAGTATTAGGAACCGATGTAGTCACAGACTTAGCAGTATTAGAAATAGATGCAAAGCATGTGAAAAAAATAATTGAAATTGGCGATTCTAATACTGTTCGTAGAGGAGAGCCAGTCATTGCGATTGGAAACCCACTTGGGCTGCAATTTTCTGGAACAGTTACACAAGGTATTATTTCAGCTAATGAACGTATTGTCCCTGTAGATTTAGATCAAGATGGACATTATGATTGGCAAGTAGAAGTGTTACAAACAGACGCAGCGATTAATCCGGGTAATAGTGGCGGTGCACTTGTAAATGCAGCAGGACAATTAATTGGTATTAATTCAATGAAAATTGCTGCAAAAGAAGTAGAAGGAATTGGCCTTGCTATTCCGGTGAATAGAGCTGTTCCGATTATGAATGAACTTGAGAAGTATGGAAAAGTAAGAAGACCGTATGTTGGGATTGAACTTAGGTCATTAAATGAAATTCCAAACTATTATTGGTCAAAAACATTACATTTACCAGGTACTGTAACAGAGGGAGTTTGTATTTTGGATGTGAAAAGTCCTTCGCCAGGTGCGGATGCTGGTTTAAGAGAACATGATGTTATTGTGGCGGTAGATGGAAAACCGATTCGCGATATTATTGGATTCCGTACGGCCTTATATGATAAGGAAATTAATGATAAAATGACTCTTACGTTTTATCGTGGTACAAAAAGAGTAACAACAACAGTAAAATTAGGCATTCAAAAGTATTAA
- a CDS encoding MBL fold metallo-hydrolase gives MGLHFSVLASGSTGNMLYVGTDEKKLLVDAGLSGKATEALFKQAELNINDVSGILVTHEHSDHIKGLGVLARKYDLPVYANEKTWNAMEHLIGNIPTEQKFIFSVGDVKTFGDIEVESFGVSHDAAEPMFYAFHNNNRKLALITDTGYVSDRMKGVIKGANAFVFESNHDVEMLRMGRYPWSIKRRILSDVGHVCNEDAALAMADVITDETKHIYLAHLSLDNNMKELARMSVSQVLEEKGFGVGESFEIHDTDPKMPTKIQYV, from the coding sequence ATGGGGTTGCATTTTAGCGTACTTGCAAGTGGAAGTACAGGAAATATGCTATACGTAGGAACCGATGAAAAAAAATTACTAGTCGACGCAGGTTTAAGTGGTAAGGCAACAGAGGCTTTATTTAAACAGGCAGAACTGAATATAAATGATGTATCAGGTATTCTTGTAACGCATGAGCATAGTGATCATATTAAAGGATTAGGTGTATTGGCACGTAAATATGATCTACCTGTTTATGCGAATGAGAAAACATGGAATGCAATGGAACATTTAATAGGAAATATCCCAACTGAGCAAAAGTTCATTTTCTCAGTTGGGGATGTGAAAACATTTGGTGATATTGAAGTCGAGTCATTTGGAGTTTCTCATGATGCAGCAGAACCGATGTTTTATGCTTTCCATAACAATAATAGAAAATTAGCACTTATTACAGATACGGGATACGTAAGCGACCGTATGAAGGGCGTTATTAAGGGAGCTAATGCTTTCGTATTTGAAAGTAATCATGACGTAGAAATGCTTCGTATGGGACGTTATCCATGGAGCATTAAACGACGTATTTTAAGTGACGTTGGGCATGTTTGTAATGAGGATGCTGCATTAGCGATGGCAGATGTAATTACAGATGAGACAAAGCATATTTATTTAGCCCATTTAAGCTTAGATAATAACATGAAAGAACTAGCGCGTATGTCAGTATCACAAGTATTAGAGGAAAAAGGATTTGGAGTGGGTGAATCCTTTGAAATTCACGATACAGATCCAAAAATGCCTACAAAAATTCAATACGTATAA
- a CDS encoding two-component system regulatory protein YycI, which translates to MDWDRIKTIFIVTFFVLDLFLIFQFIQKQDSNQLELIAETKIDQELKANKITMGNIPKEPKKESFIRAENKAFKEEDIQSLKNQTVHIQNMYKIESKLKEPFLNTKSLSKDKYNEFLKNYVLDGQKYEFGAVKDSKIYFFQKYKDKPIFYNNQAMIVVELNEKNELVSYTQTMLTDLKEMGEGEKTKDQEIITAQTALENLYLKNKIHGNTHVKEAQIGYATLTASTSNNQVLAPTWNLKTEQKQDFFVNAIEGQVMELGEKENQVVEEHTGVRKNGVAF; encoded by the coding sequence ATGGATTGGGATCGGATTAAAACCATATTTATTGTGACCTTTTTTGTTTTGGACCTCTTTCTCATTTTTCAATTCATTCAAAAGCAAGATAGTAATCAATTGGAGCTTATTGCAGAAACAAAGATAGATCAAGAATTAAAAGCAAACAAAATTACTATGGGGAATATCCCTAAAGAACCGAAAAAAGAGTCGTTTATTAGAGCGGAAAATAAAGCCTTTAAAGAAGAAGATATACAGTCTTTGAAAAATCAAACGGTGCATATACAAAATATGTATAAGATAGAAAGTAAGCTAAAAGAGCCTTTTTTAAATACGAAATCATTATCAAAAGATAAGTATAATGAATTTTTGAAGAACTATGTATTAGATGGACAAAAGTATGAATTTGGAGCGGTGAAAGACTCTAAAATTTATTTCTTTCAAAAATATAAAGATAAGCCTATTTTCTATAATAATCAGGCGATGATTGTTGTGGAATTAAATGAAAAAAATGAACTTGTTTCATATACGCAGACAATGCTAACTGATTTAAAAGAAATGGGCGAAGGTGAAAAAACGAAAGACCAAGAAATTATTACGGCTCAAACAGCTTTAGAAAATTTGTATTTAAAAAATAAAATTCATGGAAATACGCATGTTAAAGAAGCACAAATTGGTTATGCCACTCTTACCGCATCTACTTCTAATAACCAAGTACTTGCTCCAACGTGGAATTTAAAAACGGAGCAGAAGCAGGACTTCTTTGTGAATGCAATTGAAGGACAAGTTATGGAATTAGGGGAAAAGGAAAATCAAGTGGTGGAAGAACATACTGGAGTGAGAAAGAATGGGGTTGCATTTTAG
- a CDS encoding YycH family regulatory protein, whose amino-acid sequence MSMENFKTIVLINLVVISLFLTFNLWTYVPDSTSMQNAKFVQGNEGMNQTKISDVVRPTSIIVHKDKNHYGSRREADIESIYKPLEVGELHDFREISITKGDFLSYVHGEGKVELVFPTDIPFDAVKSMFNMKEKSTDKPKHFNRILLDPSRSKDQEIKINFVSDGDNFKIYEAKLSGVYLKDIVNAQNQFIVSAKPYFDYQLNDMKKLFLPDGTTELNNITYISSNLAVDTFKNALFSDPRYLSPITEMSKETFTDGIRSMEIENDRHMLKYKNSSVLTEKTIDNLMLLQKSFEFVSGHSGSLDSYRLDYMNKGETVFRLNEDGYSVFNEDGLAELRQIWGSEEVMEYERPLLSLNTKGIEQKVTLPSGHVVIASLENNPEIKKQVIKDIGIGYKLSLDGQVVRLQPIWYVKLVEGETGKQKIYEWSEGGLNGLGSD is encoded by the coding sequence ATGAGTATGGAAAACTTTAAAACAATAGTTTTAATTAACCTAGTTGTAATTAGCCTATTTCTTACTTTTAACCTATGGACGTATGTGCCAGATTCTACATCCATGCAAAACGCGAAATTTGTACAGGGGAATGAAGGAATGAACCAAACTAAAATTTCCGATGTTGTCCGTCCTACTTCTATCATCGTGCATAAAGATAAAAATCATTATGGGAGCAGAAGAGAGGCAGATATAGAATCAATCTATAAGCCTCTGGAAGTAGGGGAACTACATGATTTTAGAGAGATATCAATCACTAAGGGTGATTTCCTTTCATATGTGCATGGTGAAGGGAAAGTTGAACTGGTTTTCCCTACCGACATCCCATTTGATGCAGTTAAATCCATGTTTAACATGAAAGAGAAGAGTACAGATAAGCCTAAACACTTTAATCGTATTCTCCTCGATCCTTCTCGAAGTAAGGATCAAGAAATTAAAATTAACTTTGTTTCTGATGGTGATAACTTTAAAATATATGAGGCAAAACTAAGTGGTGTGTATTTAAAAGATATTGTAAATGCCCAAAATCAATTTATAGTATCAGCAAAGCCTTATTTTGATTATCAACTCAATGATATGAAAAAGTTATTTTTACCAGATGGAACGACAGAGTTAAACAATATAACATATATTTCATCTAATTTAGCAGTTGATACGTTTAAGAATGCTCTGTTTAGTGATCCTCGTTATTTAAGTCCGATTACCGAGATGTCGAAAGAAACATTTACAGATGGTATTAGATCCATGGAAATTGAAAACGATCGTCACATGCTAAAGTATAAAAACTCTTCTGTCTTAACTGAGAAAACGATAGATAATTTAATGCTTTTACAAAAAAGCTTTGAATTCGTAAGTGGTCACAGTGGGAGTTTGGATTCATATCGTTTGGACTATATGAATAAAGGAGAGACAGTATTTCGTTTAAATGAAGATGGATATTCAGTATTCAATGAAGATGGATTAGCTGAATTGAGACAAATATGGGGATCAGAAGAAGTAATGGAATATGAAAGACCGCTGCTGTCTTTAAATACTAAAGGTATAGAACAGAAGGTTACTCTTCCGTCAGGGCATGTTGTAATAGCATCCCTAGAAAATAATCCAGAGATAAAGAAACAAGTAATTAAGGATATTGGCATTGGATACAAGTTATCACTAGATGGGCAAGTAGTTCGACTACAACCAATTTGGTATGTAAAGCTTGTTGAAGGTGAAACAGGTAAACAGAAAATCTATGAGTGGAGTGAGGGAGGACTAAATGGATTGGGATCGGATTAA
- the walK gene encoding cell wall metabolism sensor histidine kinase WalK — protein sequence MKKVGFFQSIHLKFVLIYMLLILIAMQVIGVYFVRELEKSLVQGFRDSLTQQTNLLSYNLKQEFKKSYTKAETESTDETIKTSIRKFASDQKKVIQEVSVFDSHRKLLAISDESKQNKVNRTSTDIAVQRVLVQKKPEVKIEKDGSTGHRVQVMLTPILDDNGKDALGVIYIVASMEDVYKQMKDINQIFATGTVIALLVTAVLGILLAQTITRPISDMRRQAIEMAKGNYSRKVKVHSHDEIGQLALSFNNLSKKLQQARSSTESERRKLSSVLSHMTDGVIATDRKGDIILLNDPAEKMLNVSRETALDQSVLEVLGIQEEFTLDHLYEEPDSVLLDFSTRNEPYILRASFSVIQKETGKANGLIAVLYDVTEQERIERERREFVANVSHELRTPLTTMRSYLEALTDGAWQDPNIAPQFLTVTQEETERMIRLVNALLQLSKLDSTEHRLMKEWVDFTDFFNNVIDRFEMSKEQNVSFKRSFSKKSRFIDMDTDKITQVLYNIISNALKYSPEGGTVTYRLRDRGDLLEISVSDQGMGIPKENVDKIFERFYRVDKARSRQMGGTGLGLAIAKEMIEAHGGSIWAKSEEGKGTTIYFTLPMAADEEDDWE from the coding sequence ATGAAGAAAGTTGGTTTTTTTCAATCTATTCATTTAAAATTTGTGCTTATATATATGCTATTAATATTAATAGCGATGCAAGTTATTGGAGTGTATTTCGTAAGGGAATTAGAGAAGAGCCTAGTACAAGGTTTTAGGGATTCTTTAACGCAGCAAACAAACTTATTATCATATAATTTGAAGCAAGAGTTTAAAAAAAGTTATACAAAAGCAGAAACAGAGTCAACAGATGAAACGATTAAAACTTCAATTCGAAAATTTGCCTCTGATCAGAAGAAAGTTATACAAGAGGTAAGCGTATTTGATTCGCATAGAAAGTTACTGGCTATTTCAGATGAATCAAAGCAGAATAAGGTGAATCGAACATCAACTGATATAGCTGTTCAGCGAGTGTTAGTACAAAAAAAGCCGGAAGTGAAAATTGAGAAGGATGGTAGTACAGGTCATCGTGTTCAAGTTATGCTTACTCCGATTCTAGATGATAACGGTAAGGATGCGCTTGGTGTTATTTACATTGTGGCATCTATGGAAGATGTATATAAACAAATGAAGGATATAAACCAAATTTTTGCTACTGGAACAGTAATTGCTTTATTAGTAACGGCCGTACTTGGAATTTTATTGGCTCAAACAATTACAAGACCAATTTCAGATATGCGGAGACAAGCAATCGAAATGGCAAAAGGAAATTATTCGAGAAAAGTAAAAGTGCATAGCCATGATGAAATTGGACAACTGGCATTATCCTTCAATAATTTATCAAAAAAATTACAACAAGCTCGTTCTTCTACGGAAAGTGAAAGGCGTAAATTATCATCTGTTTTATCACATATGACAGATGGAGTAATTGCTACTGACCGAAAAGGGGATATTATTTTACTAAATGACCCTGCGGAAAAGATGTTAAATGTTTCTCGTGAAACAGCGCTCGATCAATCTGTTTTAGAGGTATTAGGGATACAGGAAGAATTTACGCTCGATCATTTATATGAAGAGCCAGATTCTGTTTTATTAGATTTTAGTACGAGAAACGAACCATATATTTTACGTGCTAGCTTCTCTGTTATTCAAAAAGAAACAGGGAAGGCAAATGGCTTAATTGCTGTACTATATGATGTAACAGAGCAGGAGCGTATAGAACGGGAACGCCGTGAGTTTGTGGCGAATGTCTCTCATGAATTAAGGACGCCATTAACGACGATGCGCAGTTATTTAGAGGCACTTACAGATGGAGCGTGGCAGGATCCGAATATTGCACCACAATTTTTAACGGTTACACAAGAAGAAACAGAAAGAATGATTAGACTTGTAAATGCGTTGTTACAGCTATCTAAACTTGATAGTACAGAGCACCGTTTAATGAAAGAATGGGTCGACTTTACTGATTTCTTTAATAATGTTATTGATCGCTTTGAAATGTCTAAAGAGCAAAATGTAAGTTTCAAACGATCTTTCTCTAAAAAATCTAGGTTTATTGATATGGATACTGACAAAATTACTCAAGTGCTGTATAACATTATTTCTAACGCATTAAAGTATTCACCAGAAGGTGGAACAGTAACATATCGTTTACGTGATCGCGGTGATTTATTAGAAATTAGCGTAAGTGACCAAGGAATGGGTATTCCAAAAGAAAACGTTGATAAAATCTTTGAACGTTTTTATCGCGTAGATAAAGCTCGTTCAAGACAAATGGGTGGTACGGGACTTGGATTAGCAATTGCAAAAGAAATGATTGAGGCACATGGTGGCTCTATTTGGGCGAAGAGTGAAGAAGGAAAAGGGACAACTATTTATTTCACGTTACCAATGGCAGCAGATGAAGAGGACGATTGGGAATGA
- the walR gene encoding cell wall metabolism DNA-binding response regulator WalR: protein MMGKKILVVDDEKPIADILKFNLEKEGFEIVMAHDGDEAIEKANEEQPDMVLLDIMLPGKDGLEVCREIRKSSEMPIIMLTAKDSEIDKVLGLELGADDYVTKPFSTRELLARVKANLRRHQQGGAAEKEENTEMVIGPIVINPNAYSVTKREENIELTHREFELLHYLAKHLGQVMTREHLLQTVWGYDYFGDVRTVDVTVRRLREKIEDNPSHPTLIVTRRGVGYYLRDPEQE, encoded by the coding sequence ATGATGGGAAAGAAAATTTTAGTAGTTGATGATGAAAAGCCGATTGCAGATATTTTGAAGTTTAACCTAGAAAAAGAAGGTTTTGAAATAGTAATGGCGCATGATGGTGATGAAGCAATTGAAAAGGCTAATGAAGAACAACCAGATATGGTTTTATTAGATATTATGCTACCAGGTAAAGATGGCTTAGAGGTTTGCCGTGAAATACGTAAAAGTTCAGAAATGCCGATTATTATGCTTACAGCAAAGGACTCTGAGATTGATAAAGTATTAGGGCTTGAGCTTGGGGCAGATGATTATGTAACGAAGCCATTTAGTACGAGGGAATTACTTGCTCGTGTGAAGGCGAATTTACGCCGTCATCAACAAGGTGGTGCTGCAGAAAAAGAGGAAAATACAGAAATGGTTATTGGACCAATTGTAATTAATCCAAATGCATATAGTGTAACGAAGCGAGAGGAAAACATCGAGCTTACGCACCGTGAATTTGAGTTGCTACATTATTTAGCGAAACATTTGGGACAAGTTATGACACGCGAACATTTATTACAAACAGTTTGGGGTTATGACTATTTTGGAGATGTGCGCACAGTAGACGTAACAGTACGTCGTTTGCGTGAAAAAATTGAAGATAATCCAAGCCATCCTACTTTAATTGTAACTAGACGTGGAGTAGGGTATTACTTGCGTGACCCAGAGCAGGAATAG
- a CDS encoding adenylosuccinate synthase, translated as MSSVVVVGTQWGDEGKGKITDFLSEHAEVVARYQGGNNAGHTIVFGGVKYKLHLIPSGIFYKEKICVIGNGLVVDPKALLEELKYLHDRGVSTDNLRVSNRAHVILPYHLKQDELEEASKGDNKIGTTKKGIGPAYMDKAARIGIRMADLLDREAFKEKLERNLVEKNRLFEKMYDTEGFTVEEIFEEYFEYGQQIAQYVCDTSVVLNDALDNNHRVLFEGAQGVMLDIDHGTYPFVTSSNPIAGGVTVGTGVGPAKVTRVVGVCKAYTSRVGDGPFPTELHDEIGHQIREVGREYGTTTGRPRRVGWFDSVVVRHARRVSGLTDLSLNSIDVLTGIPTLKICVAYKYNGEVIDEVPANLNILAKCEPVYEELPGWEEDITGVKSLDELPENARKYVERVSELTGIQISMFSVGPDRNQTNIVRNVYEA; from the coding sequence ATGTCTTCAGTAGTAGTTGTAGGAACACAATGGGGCGACGAAGGAAAAGGTAAAATCACTGATTTTCTTTCTGAGCATGCGGAAGTAGTTGCAAGATATCAAGGTGGAAATAACGCGGGACATACAATTGTTTTCGGCGGAGTTAAATATAAATTACACTTAATTCCATCTGGTATTTTCTATAAAGAGAAAATTTGTGTAATCGGAAACGGATTAGTAGTAGATCCAAAAGCATTACTTGAAGAGTTAAAATACTTACACGATCGTGGTGTAAGTACTGATAATTTACGTGTAAGTAACCGTGCACACGTTATTTTACCTTACCACTTAAAACAAGATGAGTTAGAAGAAGCAAGTAAAGGTGATAACAAAATCGGTACAACGAAAAAAGGTATCGGTCCTGCATATATGGATAAAGCTGCTCGCATTGGTATTCGTATGGCTGATCTTTTAGACCGTGAAGCATTTAAAGAGAAGCTTGAGCGCAATTTAGTAGAAAAAAATCGTTTATTTGAAAAAATGTATGATACAGAAGGTTTCACTGTAGAAGAAATTTTCGAAGAGTACTTCGAGTACGGGCAACAAATCGCGCAATATGTATGTGATACGTCTGTTGTATTAAATGATGCATTAGATAATAATCACCGTGTATTATTTGAAGGTGCACAAGGTGTTATGCTTGATATTGACCATGGTACGTACCCATTCGTTACATCTTCTAACCCAATTGCTGGTGGTGTAACAGTTGGAACTGGAGTTGGTCCTGCGAAAGTTACTCGCGTTGTAGGTGTATGTAAAGCATATACAAGCCGCGTTGGTGATGGTCCATTCCCTACTGAGCTTCATGATGAAATTGGTCATCAAATTCGTGAAGTTGGTCGCGAGTATGGAACGACAACTGGTCGTCCACGCCGCGTAGGTTGGTTCGATAGCGTTGTTGTAAGACATGCACGTCGTGTTAGTGGTTTAACGGATCTATCATTAAATTCTATCGACGTTTTAACAGGTATTCCAACTCTTAAAATTTGTGTTGCTTACAAATACAATGGCGAAGTTATTGATGAAGTTCCAGCTAACTTAAACATTTTAGCAAAATGTGAGCCTGTATATGAAGAGCTTCCAGGTTGGGAAGAAGATATTACTGGTGTAAAATCATTAGATGAACTTCCTGAAAATGCACGAAAATACGTAGAACGTGTTTCTGAGTTAACAGGAATTCAAATATCTATGTTCTCAGTTGGACCAGATCGTAACCAAACAAATATTGTTCGTAACGTATACGAAGCTTAA
- the dnaB gene encoding replicative DNA helicase, translating to MSDVLADRTPPHNIEAEQAVLGAILIDQDALTSASELLVPDSFYRTKHQKIFEVMLGLSDKGEPIDLVMMTSAMADQGLLEEVGGVSYLAELAEVVPTAANVEYYARIIAEKALLRRLIRTATHIVSDGYEREDDVDGLLNEAEKKILEVSHQTNAKAFQNIKDVLVDAYDKIELLHNQKGEVTGIPTGFTELDKMTAGFQRNDLIIVAARPSVGKTAFSLNIAQNVATKTDENVAIFSLEMGADQLVMRMLCAEGNIDAQRLRTGSLTSDDWAKLTMAMGSLSNAGIYIDDTPGIKVNEIRAKCRRLKQEQGLGMILIDYLQLIQGSGKSGENRQQEVSEISRTLKGIARELQVPVIALSQLSRGVESRQDKRPMMSDIRESGSIEQDADIVAFLYREDYYDRETENKNTIEIIIAKQRNGPVGSVELAFVKEFNKFVNLERRFEDGHAPPA from the coding sequence ATGAGTGATGTACTTGCTGATCGTACCCCTCCGCATAATATAGAGGCTGAGCAGGCGGTTTTAGGGGCCATATTGATTGATCAAGATGCGTTAACTTCAGCATCAGAGTTATTGGTACCTGATTCGTTCTATCGAACGAAACATCAAAAGATTTTTGAAGTCATGCTTGGGTTATCTGATAAGGGAGAGCCGATCGACTTAGTAATGATGACATCAGCAATGGCTGATCAAGGATTACTAGAAGAAGTTGGCGGGGTTTCTTACTTAGCAGAGTTAGCAGAAGTTGTGCCAACTGCAGCTAACGTAGAATATTACGCACGCATCATCGCTGAAAAGGCGCTTTTACGTCGTTTAATTCGTACGGCAACTCATATTGTATCGGATGGATACGAGAGAGAAGATGATGTAGATGGTCTTTTAAATGAGGCTGAGAAAAAAATATTAGAAGTATCCCATCAAACGAATGCAAAAGCATTCCAAAACATTAAAGATGTTCTTGTAGATGCTTATGACAAAATTGAACTTTTGCATAATCAAAAGGGTGAAGTTACTGGGATACCAACTGGGTTTACTGAATTAGATAAGATGACAGCAGGTTTCCAACGAAATGATTTAATTATCGTGGCAGCACGTCCATCAGTAGGGAAAACGGCATTTTCATTAAATATCGCACAAAACGTAGCGACGAAAACGGATGAAAATGTAGCGATTTTTAGTTTGGAGATGGGTGCCGACCAGCTTGTTATGCGTATGCTTTGTGCAGAAGGGAATATTGATGCACAAAGACTTCGTACTGGTTCATTAACTTCTGATGATTGGGCAAAGTTAACAATGGCAATGGGGAGTCTCTCGAATGCTGGTATATATATTGATGATACGCCAGGTATTAAAGTAAATGAGATTCGAGCAAAATGTCGTAGATTAAAGCAAGAACAAGGTCTTGGTATGATTTTGATTGACTATTTGCAGCTTATTCAAGGAAGTGGGAAATCAGGAGAAAACCGTCAGCAGGAAGTATCAGAGATTTCTCGTACCTTAAAAGGGATCGCACGTGAATTGCAAGTGCCTGTTATTGCTTTATCACAGTTATCTCGTGGTGTAGAATCTCGTCAAGATAAACGCCCGATGATGTCTGATATTCGTGAATCTGGAAGTATTGAGCAGGATGCCGATATTGTAGCTTTCCTATATCGTGAAGACTACTATGATCGAGAAACGGAAAACAAAAATACAATTGAAATTATTATTGCAAAACAGCGTAACGGTCCAGTAGGTTCAGTGGAACTTGCATTCGTCAAAGAGTTCAATAAGTTCGTTAACTTAGAACGTCGTTTTGAGGATGGACATGCTCCACCGGCATAA
- the rplI gene encoding 50S ribosomal protein L9, which produces MKVIFLKDVKGKGKKGEVKNVPDGYANNFLLKQGLAAEATNSSMKTLEAQKRKEEKDAAAELENAKELKETLEKLTVELKAKSGEGGRLFGSITSKQIVDAMQKSHKIKLDKRKFEMDDAIRALGYTNVTVKLHPQVTATVKVHVSEQ; this is translated from the coding sequence ATGAAAGTAATTTTTCTAAAAGACGTAAAAGGTAAAGGTAAAAAAGGAGAAGTAAAAAACGTACCGGATGGCTATGCAAATAACTTCTTACTAAAACAAGGATTAGCTGCTGAAGCAACAAATAGCAGTATGAAAACTTTAGAAGCTCAAAAGCGTAAAGAAGAAAAAGATGCAGCAGCAGAGCTTGAAAATGCAAAAGAGTTAAAAGAGACTTTAGAGAAATTAACTGTAGAATTAAAGGCGAAATCTGGAGAAGGTGGCCGTTTATTTGGTTCTATCACAAGTAAACAAATCGTGGATGCAATGCAAAAATCACACAAAATTAAGCTTGATAAACGTAAATTTGAAATGGACGATGCAATCCGCGCGTTAGGTTATACAAACGTTACTGTGAAATTGCATCCACAAGTAACAGCAACAGTAAAAGTTCATGTTAGTGAACAATAA